CATTCTAAATTGTGTCTCTGCATGTCATTCTCACTGTTTATTCTTTGCTTCCTTTGGTTTAGTGATGGACAGAGTGGTGAGTAGTGAGGTAATTCTTTCAGTCTACATCGTTACCTTCCTGATCGGCCTACCTGCCAACATCCTGGCACTCTACGCCTTCAGCACCAAGATCCACATCAAGCCGGGTCCGACAGACATCCTGCTGCTCAATCTGACCGTCTCAGACCTTCTCTTCTTGATCATCCTTCCTCTCAAGATGCACGAGGCTGCGTCTCGCATGCAGTGGGACCTGCCCAACGTCCTGTGCTCCATCAGctccttcatcttcttctctacCATCTACACCAGCTCCTTGCTACTGATGGCAGTTAGCGTGGTGCGTTATATAGGGGTAGCTTTCCCCATCACCTACCATCTGCTGCACAGGCCTGTATACGCTATAGTGGCCAGTGCTGTCATCTGGCTGATCTCTGCAGCGCATTGCAGCATTGTTTTCATCACCCAGCACCACCCTTCCCTCTCCAGCAACACCACTGTGTGCTATGAGAACTTCACACAAGAGCAGTTGGAGATCCTCCTCCCGGTGCGTCTGGAGTTTTTCGTAGTCCTCTGTCTCATACCTCTTCTAGTTTGCATTTTCTGCTACCTGCGCTGCATCTCCATCCTCTACACCCGCCCCAGGATATCTCAGATGCAGAAGCGGAAGGCCATCGGCATGGCCTTGGGGACTCTAGCTGTGTTCCTGTTTTGCGTGATACCGTATAACGTCTCTCATTTGCTGGGCTACTTCCACGGTGCCAGCCTGCCGTGGAGGTACTACACCCTGCTGCTCAGCACCTTCAACACCTGCATTGACCCCATCATTTtctacttctcctcctccaccttccgCATGACTAGTAAAAAGTCAATTTTCAAGATGCTTGGACTGCAAGCGCTGACATTACAAAGACATGGCACAAACAGCAGTAGCCAAGAGTAGGACATACTCTCCAGGATGTCTAAATTTAATTCATAAGGTGAATGAGTGACTTGTAGCTTTCATTAGTAGCCTATAGGTACATATCCAAAGcttcaatacattttcattgtatATTGTGAAAATTATATCAAACATTATGTAATACTGCACAGACTGTTTTAACAGATTGTTGTAACCTTGGTCCTTGGCcagatttaacactttttacaATAATACTCACTTCTAGGTTGTGATGGCTACTAGCTAATCAAATATCTCTTGTCAAGGGTGATAACTGTGCTCAAAAGCGTAATGCTGCTTTCCACCCCAACCCACCTACAGTTCTAGAGCATTTTATGACAATATCACAAGACAAGCCAAGTGCAGAGGCAAAATTCAAACTTTTTATTACTTTACAGTTAGCCATTTTCCATCTGTTTCCATTCATTAGTTTGCTTGTGCATGGGAATTGATATCTTGTTGAGGATGTGATTTCCCCCACTGCTGTGGAATTGCTGGAGCAAACGCACCCCGATCTGCAGCCTTGACATATTGTTTCCTCTTTACTTTAGCGTGGGCCAGCCACTCTTCTGCACTCATGCATTCTGTAGGCACACATGTAGAATATacctgcaaaacaaaacatgagtgAACTGCAAAGTGGTATGGTGCTTAATTAGCACACAGACAGATCAGGTACAGTAAAGGTAAACCATTCTACAAAAATTAAGTTttgaatgaaaatatgtagtttTGGAGTTTTCTGGTCATAATTTGTacagatgtgtttttgtttttgtttgtgatgtgatgtgttttttcatgATGCCAAGGCTCATGAAACCGTCCCAACTCTTAACTATATCAATTTCCAGAATTCATTAAAATTTgaagaaaattacatttcagaGTTGTCATGTGACAGCGGTGTGTATCGGTGATGTTATGGCTCATTTTCAAAGAATAGACAGTGCCACCATAtgtgaaacattttcaaatatttagtGGCAGTCTGGCTCACTTTGTCTTACCGTTATAGTTCTATTATTGAACTCAAAGAACTCAAATGAGATTTTACATCTTAGGATAGGAAAATACACTGATTCCATGGGTAAATAACTCTACAGTGGTTCCTGATATCTGACTTACCTGCAAAGAAGGTCATGAGTAGTGCCACCCAGCCTAGTATGTAGGACCAAGAGAAGCGCCAGTCGCCAAAGCGCTTTCCCAAGAAGTTCACCGTCACTCCAGTGTAAATGGCCATTGCAAGCAGAACAAAGAGAGCTGACAGAGAGTACATATTAAAATTAATTCCACTAAATACGGAACTGAAACAGGGTTCAGTCACCAGTAACCCTGTGCAAACACAGCTATAAAAGAGTTTCTATGGCGGGCCTGGCTGAATTTTTCTTAGATTTACATAATATGTAAATAGCAGAAATGATATCGAAGACACGTAGGGACAACAAAATTGAATAACATCATATATTTGTTTACTGTCTGGTTACTGGACTCACTTGAGACAAAGAACATGATCCCAGCAGCAAATGAGCGGTTGAACCTCTCAAAGGCAGAGAAGTGGGCGAAGGAGAGGATTCCTGCGATGATGCCAGCAAAGCATGACATGGCAGAGAGGATCATGAAAGCACGAGTGGCATTCCAGTAGGCTGGGAAGAAAGACAACAGGAGGCAGAGAACATGTGAAGAAGGTGATATATAAggagtggtggaaaaagtactcaaatcatTTATTGAAgtactccattaaaagtaaaagttctgcattcaaaggTTCACTGAAGTAAAAGTCTaaaagtattagcagtaaaatgtacttaactatcaaaagtaaaagtactgtccctttcagagtgttaaattattgacgCATTAACTACTAActactccatatactgttggggagttttaCACTCTAACTgcatcatttattattattatgagcttatatatgttttgcatgtaagtCCTtgttctgcaaagtaactagtacagccatcagataaatgtagtgtaGTAaacagtacaatatttccctctgaaatgtagtggagtaaaagtattaAGTCTCACAAAATAGAAATACTCAAGTGAAGtaccagtacctcaaaattttacttaagtacagtacttgagtaaatgtacccGGTTACTTTCCAAACGTAATGAGTCACTGGAAATGAATCCATCTCCTGATATTTCTACTGATACCAGAACTTATATCAGAACTTATTTCATTCTAGTCAGTATAACTTATCGTTGTTGTTCCAACACACTGCTGGACTCTCACAGTCTCTGCAGCAGCAATCAAACTTAATGTCACGCTGCTTGAAGGGGGACAATGCTAAAATGGTGAATGTGTTTATGTAGAGTGACATGTACGGTGTACTGTCTATTGCACCCTCCTCTGGATTTGAGGTCCTGTTTCTCCTGTATTATGTGCCATGTACCAATATGCACCTCTGTCCCTATGCAAGTTGTCGATGTATCGCTGCACaaatgtcaccaaaacaacccCCTGTACACTTACTATACATGGAGAATAAAGGGATTCTGATTTGGTTCAAATAGGAGCGCATAATCACAACATTTTGGCCAATTAGTCCACAGCCATGACAATCCTGGTGAGACCTGGTGAGCATAGGTGTGATTCAGGGGGAGACAAAGGGGAGTTTTCAGGGGTCCTAGCAGCAGaagtggggactcaagtcacatgacttggactcgactcataattttaattgtttgagacttgatgcacgaagagaatacttgagacttgacttgggttctggtgacttgggacttgacttgtactttgatgacttgaaaaggtttctaaagtcttgacaaaagatattgtgtttgtgtaaattatgtttGATTAAACTTTAGATTGAAAGTaatgaattctgttttctgaatttgtatggaatgattgaatttattcaaGTTacaactgattatagaaatttAATTCTTGATGCACTTACttaagtttttatcctattaaaaccatattgcattgaaaagacctagattttttgttttctttaagatgttaaattgatactggactcttgatttgttctgacttgacttggtgttctacatttagacttggacttttgacttgagacttgtgcctgaagacttgagactgtcttgggactcgagcaaattTGTCTTGGTAACACCTCTGCCTAGCAGAATTTTTCCCCACTCACCGATGCTGTCAGTCTGCATGTAGCACTTGCCGGACATGCAGTACCTCCACAGGCCCTGGTGGGCAAAGCTGCCAGACAGACGGTACTGCATCCAGTAGTCTGTAGCTGTGGAGACCACCAGCAGGATGTTCCCCACGATGGCACAGAACAGGCCCCCTCCCATGAAGCTGTACATCCTGAGCGACACTATGACAGCGGTAAGGCTCTGTACGCTGCGCAaagtggagaggagatgggagtcAGTGATGCGAGCGAACTAGGAGGGATGTAGGAGAAAGCAGCTTTCTACAGCAGGGTTTCTTAGCTTCAATTTCAATGTTTGTTTGGCTGGAAGTGGATTAAGGAGACATTCATGTTTACAGGAAAGGCCTGAAGGAGCGATTCTGCACATTTACTTTCACATCTGGGAGCTGCTCAATGCAATTAGTCTGAttctgttggccactgagcaactCCACAGGTGAAAATGGGGGTTACAGTGAGTGTTAAAGTAAGGGTACCTCGACTGAAATTGTTAAGGGAATGAAAAGACTTTCATTTACATTCCCTGTCCAGATTCACTCGGCAGGACCAGGGAATCAAATCGACAATCTTCCGGCCACTAGCTAGCTTCTCTAACCATTACCTCCAACCAACAGGGTCAAATACGATTATGCCACTCCATTTCCTCAAAGACAAGAGTGACTCCCTCCCATATCATTGCCATAGAACATTTGCCAGCTGGGCAACGACATAAATGTGCTATCAACTCTTATTCCTCACATCAAATGAAAAAGATGATGGAGTGTCAAATCAGAGTAGGGGATGATATAATGTTCAATTTTAGAAGCAGCAATCATTTGATTTTTGTGGGGGGAATTGTCAAAGAACCCTCAAAATGCATGTCTGACTTGTCATACCACTGCTAGTAACACATGAAAATGCATATTAATTTGTCTTGACTACACAGGCAGTTTAAACAACAATGCGCAGACAGTAGAACGCTTTTCTTGAGAGCTGTTGGCTCTGACCAAATTTAAACTGAAAATGTCAACACAATCAGCAACACTTTCTACTACACTTCCTATGTAAACGTATTATCTTACATCCATCACTGCATGTGAACAAGCTGTGAACAACAACCCTCCCACTACAACCACACATAACAGTAaccagatcagaaaacaagtgTAGGGTCAACCCACATCACAATGCTGAGACAAATGCTGCTAGCTGATACATATGCAGCCTAGAATCGAACCATGTTCAatgaagttttgaagggaaaggaGGATGATAGCAGCTTAAATATCAgcaaatgcaatttttttaaagattttttctgtgtgcaaataaatagaCTCTTAGCTTACATAAGACAGGAACAATAATCATCCCAACTCCTCTAAGAAAATCTTACTTTATATCAAAAACAGGCTAAACCCTGCTGTTCTCTGTGGCTATACAAACTGTAGTTAGCCATAATGTTTTTTAAGTATCAAAACAACTAGTTGATGTGAATGGGTCAAACCAATCAGCATTTCAAAGATCAGCAGGACATGTCACACAGCTGTGTCCATTTTGCTCTCAGCCATCAGACAAACCATACATCACCCAGCATCAACACTCTTTGGTACTATCTGTATATGTGAAagtaacctttaaccttcttAAAATGCATCATGTATGTAATAATAACAAACATCTAAACGTCTAAAATTACAAAAGGCAAAAAGCTTGTAAAAATAATGAGCTAGCATCACAAGAACACTATCCTGTCTGaagcatgcatgcatttataCTAATAAAGTACATTACATTTAAATAATTTGAGCTTAAATCCTGAAAGCTTGCCCATATCACATGGCGAAGGCCCTCTTGGCCCACCTGTGTGACACATACCATGACATGCTTTCTACTCTATTATTTTCCTCCCTATACTTATCACCCAATTGGCTCACAGTAGCATCAGATGTAAACAAAAGACCCGGACTACATCTTACCTGAATTCTTCAGGATAAATAAACCCTCTTAAGTATCAGCCTTTCCTcagggaaagagtgagagagagagtgcaagcCCGGAGTGAGCGAAACGTCAAAGAGGACCCCCTAGGCTGAATTCCAAAAAGTTATCCCCTCCACTTTTCTGTTGATGGAGGCAAAATCCTTTAAAACAATCAGCACGGAACAAATGCACTTGAGCTGGTGGGCAAAAAGGCACGTGACCCTTTCACACCGAACTAGATGGGAGTATTTTGGGGGCatggggtgtgggtgggtgtgtgtgtgtgggggagggtgAGAGTGTTGGGGGACGAGGCCGGTGTGCCACAGTCCTTGTCTGTTGTTGTATTAGGCATTCTGGAACTGTGGATGTGCAAAGGCTTGCAGTACTGCTGCGGTCAATGCAACATGCTGAAGCGCACACTTTCTTTCAGCGTGGCTGGGTGTGGTCATGGGGACAGATACACGCTTAGAACTGACACATGACCAAACGGCTGCTTAATAAAGTCCGTctaacacacaccacatgcagaGTTCACTCTACACCTTCACCTTAAATTAGGAATGACATTGCGGTAGCGTTGCACTGACAATAAAACACTGCACAGCCAGTATTGCACAGTAAAAATTTATTAAAAACTGACACCTATTTAGAGTATCAGCATTAACACAGCAAGTCAGCAGACAAGTTGCAACATACTTTAATAGCTTGCAGACGTCAAGGCAGTCACAGCTGCTAATGCATTTGCcatattactgtttttttaatttttttttttaaatcaagtgaCACAAAAACTTATGATTACATCCCAGTTGTTTGCTGGTCAGTCAAACTGGCTTTGAGTGTCATATCCAGTGAACTCTGCCCTCTGGGACACCtgagaaaacacagaaagtgatgccATTATCCATTATATAACAGCCTAAAGATTTTCACAAGTGATGTGTGTAAAGATGCTTTCAATATATTGTATGACTGGGAGTAGAAGAGCGCTGCTTTTAAACTGCACGTGTGTAGAGAGGTGTTTAGTCTTGTTGTGATACGCTACTACGAACATGCTTTACCTGGCTTTTTGCCATGGCTTATATTTGCATAAGTCACCTCTAGTGCCTGCTTCAGCTCCACTTCCTCCATGGTGTAATCAACATGTCTTGCACCCCTGTGTTCACCACATATAAACAAGCAGTGAATTTTATATCAATAATTTGTGATATGCCATCTCTATACAGTCTGTTTTGGTACATGTAATCTCTACACTTGCCTTTTGGTGGTGTAGAATTTCCAAAATAAAGTACTACCAAGTACTAGCACCAATACAAATACAACTCCTCCATAGATTGTTGACAGCAAAGACGATTCACCTGCCACAGATAAATAATAATGCCATCGTAAATGGGATTTAAAACAGCAGCTTAGTTAGGGCAAAGTAGTGCAAATGCAAAGCGTAAGGATCACTTGCCTCGAATTGAAAGTTTGTGGGAAGTACTTCCATGCTCATTGGTCGTATTGCAGAGGATATCATCACTCATGTTTGTGCTCTTTGGTCCGGTGAGAATTGATGTCAAGATCCTCCCGTTGAGCTGAGAGGTGATATTGAGCGTCTGATTATGGTCTGTGTTCAGCGGCGTCCAGACGACGCTGGCCGCCGGACGTGAAtccaccacacactcacacctgatGGCCTCATCTACCACCGAACATGATGACTGTGACAAGATAACTGGGGcatctgagacagagagagagaaaaagagagagagagagattgatattatgttatgttttgtaaaTCCACTTTCAATGGGCACTAAGTAatagattaaactttattgactTATTTCCTCCTacacaggtctctggcacagcacccccacccctcccatcccctTGTGTTGATGACCTGTAATTGACAACAATAAATACAATGTAATATATCACGATGCTATATAAGTACGTCTCATAAGTATATAAGTACTGTAATCATAATACTGCTTTTTTATGCCTCCGCGGCGGCAACAGTCGTGGCCGGAGGCATTATGTTTTCAGGTTGTCGTCCgtacgtccgtcccattctcgtgaacgcgatatctcaggaatgccttgagggaatttcttcaaatttggcacaaacgtccacttggactcaaggatgaactgattagaatttggttgtcaaaggtcaaaggtcaaggtcactgtgacctcacaaaagacgtttttggccataactcaagaattcatacgctaattatgacaaaatttcacacaaatgtctaataggataaaatgatgaagtgatgacattttatatccaaaagttcaaaggtcaacttcactgtgacatcataatgttttgcttaccactgtagctgagaaaacgatcttgggtcattctacaaaaagtgctgtcacttacttttgcagacaccaaaatcctttaagttgacctgatcatcacattaattatatatgttcaataaataaagactgtccttgcaatgataaaacaaagtttattggcggaggcatacaaccgcgaggcaGTTATTTCTACTTTTGCCTTGAGAACAAGGCGTTTTAGCCTTCATAGctgatatattatacattatggtcattttgttctatgcttattgcccctttaaaacaGAATCAGGCACATTCTATTCCTATGACTCAGGACAGTTTAGTTAAGATTTGTGTGCATGAATAGGCTAGAATTAAGAGATCACcagaaaatgtcacttgatgGCATCACTGTTATATTCTTGGTTAAACTAGAgatttgggagagagttgtacATGCTAAACTCTGTAAATCGCTCTTAATCATAGAAATAGCATATTTTAACTAGATTTTAGGGTGGATACATCCTTCTAGTAGCGCATACATTCCACATTCACCACCGTGATTGGAGATTCGGTCTCTCCCATCTCATTCCCGGCCAAACAGCGGAAGGATCTGGTGTCTCTGGTCAGATCTGGGAGGCTGAGACGCTCTGAACTCTCCCTGAGCTGGATGCTACGCTCCCCCTGCACAAGGTACCATCTGAAGAGGCTCAGTGGAGGGTGGCCCTGACCCCGGCAGAAGAGCGTGGCAGTCTCTCCCACCATGGGGCGGGCCGGTGACTGGTCAATGGACACGTTGGTTGGACGGGCTGGAAaatacacaaatgaaaaaatagtagtaatcacaaatgagacggtgTGCCCATCACTATTTCACAAGATTTCCATGCAAATTATActatttgcactttttaatgacACTTTTAAATTGTTgattacattctagcaagccaataccattgttagaaagatttgtggctcagaaataaacataattctacacagtcagactttgttgtcattgaactttgattgattacatcgtatcgtggttgtatcgaatcgtgaatcCCATATTGTGTATCGAAACGTAtggtgagataagcagatcgtcccatcactaATGAAAAAGTATATGGCACAGTCAAGGGCTGGGAAGAGTGTGAGAGGAGGTGACGGgattttgaaatgtttcactACCTTTTACAAAGACTGACAGGAGAACTTCATGCTGACCATGGGTGTTGTTGACCACACAGCTCACAGACGTGTTCTCAGCAGCACCTGCAGTGGACCAGGTCTCCTCTACTGTGTGATTCAGGGGAGAGACTGTtgaggcagaggtggagactcgggGTTGTCCATCTACCATCCAGTACACTGCTGCCAACGGACAAGCCTTGACAGCACACCTGCAAACCATGTGGCCAACGTGGTAGGAGCAGCTGGACTCGGGCAAAACGGCTGGCTCATCTGAGTTCAAACAATAGTGCGTGATTAATTGTCATGTCATGGATGATTTGggtcaatatttgaatgtgaAAGCAATGAGTATTATTTTACATAGGATCGATTCAACCCAATTAGGGAGAACTCACATTCTGCTGTAACcacaaaagcagctgaagagCTGGCCCTGCCCAGAGTGTTGACCGCTGTGCAGTGAAATATGTTCTCATCAGAGTCCAGGACGGTGACTGTGATGGTTTCTGCACTCTGGTTCAGAGCGGTGAGAAGTCCATCCTTCAGACTGTACCATATGAAGGAGCTGGCAGGGGGATTAGCATCACTGGTACATGCTAGGGACACATTTGTACCAACCTGAACCACTGACTTGTCTGCAGAGACGTTCGCAGACTTGGGAGAatctgaaatttaaaaaaaaaaaaggagacagGGAGGTAGTGATGATGCAACTGTAGGACCAAATAGAAATGTAACTGTGGCACATTATCTCGCATGCAAGGTCAGCGTTTGTTGCGCATGCTAGAGACACATCCGCTGCAATATACCACTTTAGCGCTCTTCCTCATTTTGGTGTTCATCACACAAGCCAAGTGTAGGTCACTGTGGGTTTCCTTCCTTATACTAGCAGCTAAATCTTTAAATTGATGTTGGTATTTAACCTGTTATTATCCAGGTCACATTGAGATCAAGGTTCCCTTTTTACTTTGGAGCAATGGCACCAGCTTTACATTCAGAAAAATCATAAATAATCTCAGATgaaaaacaaggaagaaaaggagagtaagagaaagaaacagtcagacagacaaaaagcaacaacaacaacagtggcaTAGTCCAGTCGCAATTTAATCAAAGCAATGACAAGTTCCGGTAATTTCATCCCCCATCATCCTAACAGCTAAGTCTAAATGTAACGGAGGTATTTGTCATTGCAAAATGGCCCCATCTACTGCATAGATCTAACACCTATTCTCAGCACCTGATCACCGCATGGTGGCAATGGTCAgcgttggggtcaattcatgaatgaactcatcaattccaattccactGAGAAATTGGAagtgaattggaatttcaggaagtttagtgaaattcatgttttctttgttttttcttaccacatatctgagattatactgaatatatcataaaatgttaaagcaTAACATGATattgtaatacatacattatgattgaatgcatttgatttgtttaacgttcttttatttgattcataatgtttgatttataatgtttagcaagtcaagacaaactctcttagaagtggaatttcatggaatttaatggaattcagtttcctgtcattccaattcaattccaattctgtttccttggagctgggtgacattccaattccaactccaggaactgaattggaatttaccatgcattctcaattcaatccACGAATGGCCCCAACcagtgagagacacacacatctgactcttctctctttttcaatgCGGGTATTTCCACAACAAAAGCAGGTTGACAGTATCAgggtaatgtacagtatgtaacacTGGCTTGGACTCACAGCTCACGTTGAGCACCGTGTCCTCGGTGGCAGTCTGTCCTCCTGGGTGTGTGACCGTACACTCCACTGCCTTCCCATGATCCTCTGCTTTGGCAGTGAACGTTATAGTTGAGAGCGAGCGCCAGCGTCCGTCTCCCTCGTCTGCGTTCCTCACTGCTACCTCGCCCCTGTGCTTCccaaaggagagggagggaggagctaaGGGGCAGGAGTGACTGACCTCACAGGAAACCCTGACAGCACCTCCCGCCACAAGCTCCTCACTGACTGTCATCGCTGGTTTAGTTGCTGTtcctataaaaacaaaaaaagtcagcAGAGACAAAATATAAACACGTAAGAGAAAAGTATACTTTCAAAAGGTAGAGGACACAAATTTGATGAATTTCACAACATTTCAAGTAGGGCTgagcaataattcaatattattgtttagCGTCTtccagtggaatcatatcgtgatatgatgatgatattgtgatatcgtgatacacaattctgtctaagttgatgataacaagcacatttaatTTAAACTCTGACAAAATTAGGTATGAAACAAGGAATATTATTAGAAaatatcattgttttatgtgacaTCACACTTAACAATACCATGCGGGTCAATGCGAtgaacatgtgattttgcatacctAAGCCATGACATGTATTGAAACATtcttatgattattgtgatgtTGATTTCAACCATACCCCTAATTTCAAGTACACATTTAAAAGAGGATGAGTTTTCTTTTCCCCCGAGGATTGCTCATAATCACACCCTTTGATTTAAAGACATTCTTGAGGTACTTTAATGCAAGCTGACCTGAGACTACCAGGGTCACCGACTTCTGGTAGAATTTAAACCCGGCGTCATCAATCCAAGGATAGATCGCCTCTCCATTGTGCTGTGCCGTCACGTCGGTGATCAGCAAGGTGCAGGTACCGTTGGGGACGTTTCCCAGCAGCTTGGTTCTGCCTCTGAAGTGCTCCTCTACAGCTTTGGGCCGTGCGCTGCTGTAGACCAAGGGGTAGTTTCTGGGCATCTTGGAGTAGAGGTACCAGGAGGCGTCACGGGGGGTGTGAGAGGTCGGGTGGGTGAAGGAACACGGGACGACCGCACAAGACCCTGTCAAGGCAGATACCTGGCTCGGCAGGGTGACTCCCCACTTGTCACCCATCACCAGTACGCTCCACATCACTGGAAACAGAAGGGCAGCTGATCAAGGTGAATGTTAATGAGAGAATGATgggatataatataatatccaAATATGAttggtggaagtaactaattacatttactcctgttactgtagcctaattgagtagctttttggtGTATTTGTCCTTTTTTAGTATTGCGttttaagtcagtaattttttacttaagtacattttacttaagtattgtAGTTCACTACATTTTGAATCACATCCtttacagagtacaaattttgtgGCTCTCTATAAGCAACAGAACTGGACACTagtaaattggccaattgtggaaGCATTCAAAGTTGAActgtcagtcagcaaagaagggaagagtaatctggctttactttgtttgtgcactttattttgtaatttccaatttttccaattaatagaacctagtttgaactctgtcctcttgtcctttgagaattgcatgggaaagatcacaatgttctt
The Centroberyx gerrardi isolate f3 chromosome 12, fCenGer3.hap1.cur.20231027, whole genome shotgun sequence genome window above contains:
- the LOC139932748 gene encoding free fatty acid receptor 2-like, with protein sequence MTFSVSLREVILSVYIVTFLIGLPANILALYAFSTKIHIKPGPTDILLLNLTVSDLLFLIILPLKMHEAASRMQWDLPNVLCSISSFIFFSTIYTSSLLLMAVSVVRYIGVAFPITYHLLHRPVYAIVASAVIWLISAAHCSIVFITQHHPSLSSNTTVCYENFTQEQLEILLPVRLEFFVVLCLIPLLVCIFCYLRCISILYTRPRISQMQKRKAIGMALGTLAVFLFCVIPYNVSHLLGYFHGASLPWRYYTLLLSTFNTCIDPIIFYFSSSTFRMTSKKSIFKMLGLQALTLQRHGTNSSSQE
- the lim2.5 gene encoding lens intrinsic membrane protein 2.5 isoform X1, translating into MYSFMGGGLFCAIVGNILLVVSTATDYWMQYRLSGSFAHQGLWRYCMSGKCYMQTDSIGEWGKILLGRGVTKTNLLESQDSLKSSGTSLKSKVQEGAIDTYWNATRAFMILSAMSCFAGIIAGILSFAHFSAFERFNRSFAAGIMFFVSTLFVLLAMAIYTGVTVNFLGKRFGDWRFSWSYILGWVALLMTFFAGIFYMCAYRMHECRRVAGPR
- the lim2.5 gene encoding lens intrinsic membrane protein 2.5 isoform X2, with the protein product MYSFMGGGLFCAIVGNILLVVSTATDYWMQYRLSGSFAHQGLWRYCMSGKCYMQTDSIAYWNATRAFMILSAMSCFAGIIAGILSFAHFSAFERFNRSFAAGIMFFVSTLFVLLAMAIYTGVTVNFLGKRFGDWRFSWSYILGWVALLMTFFAGIFYMCAYRMHECRRVAGPR